One window of Ailuropoda melanoleuca isolate Jingjing chromosome 3, ASM200744v2, whole genome shotgun sequence genomic DNA carries:
- the CDK7 gene encoding cyclin-dependent kinase 7 isoform X1 → MAVDVKSRAKRYEKLDFLGEGQFATVYKARDKNTNQIVAIKKIKLGHRSEAKDGINRTALREIKLLQELSHPNIIGLLDAFGHKSNISLVFDFMETDLEVIIKDNSLVLTPSHIKAYMLMTLQGLEYLHQHWILHRDLKPNNLLLDENGVLKLADFGLAKSFGSPNRAYTHQVVTRWYRAPELLFGARMYGVGVDMWAVGCILAELLLRVPFLPGDSDLDQLTRIFETLGTPTEEQWPDMCSLPDFVTFKSFPGIPLQHIFIAAGDDLLDLIQGLFLFNPCTRITATQALKTKYFSNRPGPTPGCQLPRPNCPLETLKEQSNPAVATKRKRTQALEQELNKDEFPKSILVTCCLVLEE, encoded by the exons ATGGCGGTGGACGTGAAGTCGCGAGCAAAGCGTTATGAAAAACTGGACTTCCTCGGGGAGGGACAG TTTGCCACGGTTTACAAGGCCAGAGACAAGAACACCAACCAAATTGTCGCCATTAAGAAA ATAAAACTTGGGCATAGATCAGAAGCTAAGGATG GTATAAATAGAACAgccttaagagaaataaaattattacaggAGCTAAGTCATCCAAATATAATTGGT ctccTTGATGCTTTTGGACATAAATCTAATATTAGTCTTGTGTTTGATTTTATGGAAACTGATCTGGAG GTTATAATAAAGGATAATAGTCTTGTGCTGACACCATCACATATCAAAGCCTACATGTTGATGACTCTTCAAGGGTTAGAATATTTACATCAACATTGGATTCTACATAGG GATCTAAAACCAAACAACTTGTTGCTAGATGAAAATGGAGTTCTAAAATTGGCAGATTTTGGCCTGGCCAAATCATTTGGGAGCCCCAATAGAGCTTATACACATCAGGTTGTAACCAG gTGGTATCGGGCCCCCGAGTTACTCTTTGGAGCTAGAATGTATGGCGTAGGTGTGGACATGTGGGCTGTTGGCTGTATATTAGCAGAGCTGCTTCTAAGG GTTCCTTTTTTGCCAGGAGATTCAGACCTTGATCAACTAACAAGAATATTTGAAACTTTGGGCACACCAACTGAGGAACAGTGGCCT gACATGTGTAGTCTTCCAGATTTCGTGACATTTAAGAGTTTTCCTGGAATCCCGTTACAACACATCTTCATTGCAGCAGGAGACGACTTGCTAGATCTCATACAAGGCTTATTCTTATTTAACCCATGTACTCGAATTACAGCGACACAG gcATTGAAAACTAAGTATTTCAGTAATCGGCCAGGGCCAACACCTGGATGTCAGCTGCCAAGACCAAACTGTCCACTGGAAACTTTAAAGGAGCAGTCAAATCCAGCTGTAGCAACAAAACGGAAGAGAACACAGGCCTTGGAACAag
- the CDK7 gene encoding cyclin-dependent kinase 7 isoform X6 codes for MAVDVKSRAKRYEKLDFLGEGQFATVYKARDKNTNQIVAIKKIKLGHRSEAKDGINRTALREIKLLQELSHPNIIGLLDAFGHKSNISLVFDFMETDLEVIIKDNSLVLTPSHIKAYMLMTLQGLEYLHQHWILHRDLKPNNLLLDENGVLKLADFGLAKSFGSPNRAYTHQVVTRWYRAPELLFGARMYGVGVDMWAVGCILAELLLRVPFLPGDSDLDQLTRIFETLGTPTEEQWPALKTKYFSNRPGPTPGCQLPRPNCPLETLKEQSNPAVATKRKRTQALEQELNKDEFPKSILVTCCLVLEE; via the exons ATGGCGGTGGACGTGAAGTCGCGAGCAAAGCGTTATGAAAAACTGGACTTCCTCGGGGAGGGACAG TTTGCCACGGTTTACAAGGCCAGAGACAAGAACACCAACCAAATTGTCGCCATTAAGAAA ATAAAACTTGGGCATAGATCAGAAGCTAAGGATG GTATAAATAGAACAgccttaagagaaataaaattattacaggAGCTAAGTCATCCAAATATAATTGGT ctccTTGATGCTTTTGGACATAAATCTAATATTAGTCTTGTGTTTGATTTTATGGAAACTGATCTGGAG GTTATAATAAAGGATAATAGTCTTGTGCTGACACCATCACATATCAAAGCCTACATGTTGATGACTCTTCAAGGGTTAGAATATTTACATCAACATTGGATTCTACATAGG GATCTAAAACCAAACAACTTGTTGCTAGATGAAAATGGAGTTCTAAAATTGGCAGATTTTGGCCTGGCCAAATCATTTGGGAGCCCCAATAGAGCTTATACACATCAGGTTGTAACCAG gTGGTATCGGGCCCCCGAGTTACTCTTTGGAGCTAGAATGTATGGCGTAGGTGTGGACATGTGGGCTGTTGGCTGTATATTAGCAGAGCTGCTTCTAAGG GTTCCTTTTTTGCCAGGAGATTCAGACCTTGATCAACTAACAAGAATATTTGAAACTTTGGGCACACCAACTGAGGAACAGTGGCCT gcATTGAAAACTAAGTATTTCAGTAATCGGCCAGGGCCAACACCTGGATGTCAGCTGCCAAGACCAAACTGTCCACTGGAAACTTTAAAGGAGCAGTCAAATCCAGCTGTAGCAACAAAACGGAAGAGAACACAGGCCTTGGAACAag
- the CDK7 gene encoding cyclin-dependent kinase 7 isoform X3 gives MAVDVKSRAKRYEKLDFLGEGQFATVYKARDKNTNQIVAIKKIKLGHRSEAKDGINRTALREIKLLQELSHPNIIGLLDAFGHKSNISLVFDFMETDLEVIIKDNSLVLTPSHIKAYMLMTLQGLEYLHQHWILHRDLKPNNLLLDENGVLKLADFGLAKSFGSPNRAYTHQVVTRWYRAPELLFGARMYGVGVDMWAVGCILAELLLRVPFLPGDSDLDQLTRIFETLGTPTEEQWPDMCSLPDFVTFKSFPGIPLQHIFIAAGDDLLDLIQGLFLFNPCTRITATQALKTKYFSNRPGPTPGCQLPRPNCPLETLKEQSNPAVATKRKRTQALEQEVKL, from the exons ATGGCGGTGGACGTGAAGTCGCGAGCAAAGCGTTATGAAAAACTGGACTTCCTCGGGGAGGGACAG TTTGCCACGGTTTACAAGGCCAGAGACAAGAACACCAACCAAATTGTCGCCATTAAGAAA ATAAAACTTGGGCATAGATCAGAAGCTAAGGATG GTATAAATAGAACAgccttaagagaaataaaattattacaggAGCTAAGTCATCCAAATATAATTGGT ctccTTGATGCTTTTGGACATAAATCTAATATTAGTCTTGTGTTTGATTTTATGGAAACTGATCTGGAG GTTATAATAAAGGATAATAGTCTTGTGCTGACACCATCACATATCAAAGCCTACATGTTGATGACTCTTCAAGGGTTAGAATATTTACATCAACATTGGATTCTACATAGG GATCTAAAACCAAACAACTTGTTGCTAGATGAAAATGGAGTTCTAAAATTGGCAGATTTTGGCCTGGCCAAATCATTTGGGAGCCCCAATAGAGCTTATACACATCAGGTTGTAACCAG gTGGTATCGGGCCCCCGAGTTACTCTTTGGAGCTAGAATGTATGGCGTAGGTGTGGACATGTGGGCTGTTGGCTGTATATTAGCAGAGCTGCTTCTAAGG GTTCCTTTTTTGCCAGGAGATTCAGACCTTGATCAACTAACAAGAATATTTGAAACTTTGGGCACACCAACTGAGGAACAGTGGCCT gACATGTGTAGTCTTCCAGATTTCGTGACATTTAAGAGTTTTCCTGGAATCCCGTTACAACACATCTTCATTGCAGCAGGAGACGACTTGCTAGATCTCATACAAGGCTTATTCTTATTTAACCCATGTACTCGAATTACAGCGACACAG gcATTGAAAACTAAGTATTTCAGTAATCGGCCAGGGCCAACACCTGGATGTCAGCTGCCAAGACCAAACTGTCCACTGGAAACTTTAAAGGAGCAGTCAAATCCAGCTGTAGCAACAAAACGGAAGAGAACACAGGCCTTGGAACAag AGGTGAAGCTTTAA
- the CDK7 gene encoding cyclin-dependent kinase 7 isoform X5, which produces MAVDVKSRAKRYEKLDFLGEGQFATVYKARDKNTNQIVAIKKIKLGHRSEAKDGINRTALREIKLLQELSHPNIIGLLDAFGHKSNISLVFDFMETDLEVIIKDNSLVLTPSHIKAYMLMTLQGLEYLHQHWILHRDLKPNNLLLDENGVLKLADFGLAKSFGSPNRAYTHQVVTRWYRAPELLFGARMYGVGVDMWAVGCILAELLLRVPFLPGDSDLDQLTRIFETLGTPTEEQWPDMCSLPDFVTFKSFPGIPLQHIFIAAGDDLLDLIQGLFLFNPCTRITATQALKTKYFSNRPGPTPGCQLPRPNCPLETLKEQSNPAVATKRKRTQALEQGE; this is translated from the exons ATGGCGGTGGACGTGAAGTCGCGAGCAAAGCGTTATGAAAAACTGGACTTCCTCGGGGAGGGACAG TTTGCCACGGTTTACAAGGCCAGAGACAAGAACACCAACCAAATTGTCGCCATTAAGAAA ATAAAACTTGGGCATAGATCAGAAGCTAAGGATG GTATAAATAGAACAgccttaagagaaataaaattattacaggAGCTAAGTCATCCAAATATAATTGGT ctccTTGATGCTTTTGGACATAAATCTAATATTAGTCTTGTGTTTGATTTTATGGAAACTGATCTGGAG GTTATAATAAAGGATAATAGTCTTGTGCTGACACCATCACATATCAAAGCCTACATGTTGATGACTCTTCAAGGGTTAGAATATTTACATCAACATTGGATTCTACATAGG GATCTAAAACCAAACAACTTGTTGCTAGATGAAAATGGAGTTCTAAAATTGGCAGATTTTGGCCTGGCCAAATCATTTGGGAGCCCCAATAGAGCTTATACACATCAGGTTGTAACCAG gTGGTATCGGGCCCCCGAGTTACTCTTTGGAGCTAGAATGTATGGCGTAGGTGTGGACATGTGGGCTGTTGGCTGTATATTAGCAGAGCTGCTTCTAAGG GTTCCTTTTTTGCCAGGAGATTCAGACCTTGATCAACTAACAAGAATATTTGAAACTTTGGGCACACCAACTGAGGAACAGTGGCCT gACATGTGTAGTCTTCCAGATTTCGTGACATTTAAGAGTTTTCCTGGAATCCCGTTACAACACATCTTCATTGCAGCAGGAGACGACTTGCTAGATCTCATACAAGGCTTATTCTTATTTAACCCATGTACTCGAATTACAGCGACACAG gcATTGAAAACTAAGTATTTCAGTAATCGGCCAGGGCCAACACCTGGATGTCAGCTGCCAAGACCAAACTGTCCACTGGAAACTTTAAAGGAGCAGTCAAATCCAGCTGTAGCAACAAAACGGAAGAGAACACAGGCCTTGGAACAag
- the CDK7 gene encoding cyclin-dependent kinase 7 isoform X2 yields the protein MAVDVKSRAKRYEKLDFLGEGQFATVYKARDKNTNQIVAIKKIKLGHRSEAKDGINRTALREIKLLQELSHPNIIGLLDAFGHKSNISLVFDFMETDLEVIIKDNSLVLTPSHIKAYMLMTLQGLEYLHQHWILHRDLKPNNLLLDENGVLKLADFGLAKSFGSPNRAYTHQVVTRWYRAPELLFGARMYGVGVDMWAVGCILAELLLRVPFLPGDSDLDQLTRIFETLGTPTEEQWPDMCSLPDFVTFKSFPGIPLQHIFIAAGDDLLDLIQGLFLFNPCTRITATQALKTKYFSNRPGPTPGCQLPRPNCPLETLKEQSNPAVATKRKRTQALEQGGLPKKLIF from the exons ATGGCGGTGGACGTGAAGTCGCGAGCAAAGCGTTATGAAAAACTGGACTTCCTCGGGGAGGGACAG TTTGCCACGGTTTACAAGGCCAGAGACAAGAACACCAACCAAATTGTCGCCATTAAGAAA ATAAAACTTGGGCATAGATCAGAAGCTAAGGATG GTATAAATAGAACAgccttaagagaaataaaattattacaggAGCTAAGTCATCCAAATATAATTGGT ctccTTGATGCTTTTGGACATAAATCTAATATTAGTCTTGTGTTTGATTTTATGGAAACTGATCTGGAG GTTATAATAAAGGATAATAGTCTTGTGCTGACACCATCACATATCAAAGCCTACATGTTGATGACTCTTCAAGGGTTAGAATATTTACATCAACATTGGATTCTACATAGG GATCTAAAACCAAACAACTTGTTGCTAGATGAAAATGGAGTTCTAAAATTGGCAGATTTTGGCCTGGCCAAATCATTTGGGAGCCCCAATAGAGCTTATACACATCAGGTTGTAACCAG gTGGTATCGGGCCCCCGAGTTACTCTTTGGAGCTAGAATGTATGGCGTAGGTGTGGACATGTGGGCTGTTGGCTGTATATTAGCAGAGCTGCTTCTAAGG GTTCCTTTTTTGCCAGGAGATTCAGACCTTGATCAACTAACAAGAATATTTGAAACTTTGGGCACACCAACTGAGGAACAGTGGCCT gACATGTGTAGTCTTCCAGATTTCGTGACATTTAAGAGTTTTCCTGGAATCCCGTTACAACACATCTTCATTGCAGCAGGAGACGACTTGCTAGATCTCATACAAGGCTTATTCTTATTTAACCCATGTACTCGAATTACAGCGACACAG gcATTGAAAACTAAGTATTTCAGTAATCGGCCAGGGCCAACACCTGGATGTCAGCTGCCAAGACCAAACTGTCCACTGGAAACTTTAAAGGAGCAGTCAAATCCAGCTGTAGCAACAAAACGGAAGAGAACACAGGCCTTGGAACAag gAGGATTACCCAAGAAGCTAATTTTTTAG
- the CDK7 gene encoding cyclin-dependent kinase 7 isoform X4: MAVDVKSRAKRYEKLDFLGEGQFATVYKARDKNTNQIVAIKKIKLGHRSEAKDGINRTALREIKLLQELSHPNIIGLLDAFGHKSNISLVFDFMETDLEVIIKDNSLVLTPSHIKAYMLMTLQGLEYLHQHWILHRDLKPNNLLLDENGVLKLADFGLAKSFGSPNRAYTHQVVTRWYRAPELLFGARMYGVGVDMWAVGCILAELLLRVPFLPGDSDLDQLTRIFETLGTPTEEQWPDMCSLPDFVTFKSFPGIPLQHIFIAAGDDLLDLIQGLFLFNPCTRITATQALKTKYFSNRPGPTPGCQLPRPNCPLETLKEQSNPAVATKRKRTQALEQEGE; this comes from the exons ATGGCGGTGGACGTGAAGTCGCGAGCAAAGCGTTATGAAAAACTGGACTTCCTCGGGGAGGGACAG TTTGCCACGGTTTACAAGGCCAGAGACAAGAACACCAACCAAATTGTCGCCATTAAGAAA ATAAAACTTGGGCATAGATCAGAAGCTAAGGATG GTATAAATAGAACAgccttaagagaaataaaattattacaggAGCTAAGTCATCCAAATATAATTGGT ctccTTGATGCTTTTGGACATAAATCTAATATTAGTCTTGTGTTTGATTTTATGGAAACTGATCTGGAG GTTATAATAAAGGATAATAGTCTTGTGCTGACACCATCACATATCAAAGCCTACATGTTGATGACTCTTCAAGGGTTAGAATATTTACATCAACATTGGATTCTACATAGG GATCTAAAACCAAACAACTTGTTGCTAGATGAAAATGGAGTTCTAAAATTGGCAGATTTTGGCCTGGCCAAATCATTTGGGAGCCCCAATAGAGCTTATACACATCAGGTTGTAACCAG gTGGTATCGGGCCCCCGAGTTACTCTTTGGAGCTAGAATGTATGGCGTAGGTGTGGACATGTGGGCTGTTGGCTGTATATTAGCAGAGCTGCTTCTAAGG GTTCCTTTTTTGCCAGGAGATTCAGACCTTGATCAACTAACAAGAATATTTGAAACTTTGGGCACACCAACTGAGGAACAGTGGCCT gACATGTGTAGTCTTCCAGATTTCGTGACATTTAAGAGTTTTCCTGGAATCCCGTTACAACACATCTTCATTGCAGCAGGAGACGACTTGCTAGATCTCATACAAGGCTTATTCTTATTTAACCCATGTACTCGAATTACAGCGACACAG gcATTGAAAACTAAGTATTTCAGTAATCGGCCAGGGCCAACACCTGGATGTCAGCTGCCAAGACCAAACTGTCCACTGGAAACTTTAAAGGAGCAGTCAAATCCAGCTGTAGCAACAAAACGGAAGAGAACACAGGCCTTGGAACAag